The following coding sequences lie in one Aspergillus puulaauensis MK2 DNA, chromosome 3, nearly complete sequence genomic window:
- a CDS encoding oleate hydratase (COG:S;~EggNog:ENOG410PVR9;~InterPro:IPR010354,IPR036188;~PFAM:PF13450,PF06100;~TransMembrane:1 (o34-52i);~go_function: GO:0050151 - oleate hydratase activity [Evidence IEA];~go_function: GO:0071949 - FAD binding [Evidence IEA];~go_process: GO:0006631 - fatty acid metabolic process [Evidence IEA]), with product MEGCNPLTRFAAGCWPRSDRCFKMSPKRNPQETQAWLVGGGIASLAAAVHLLKKAKVPAHQIHILDIRHSSGGAMKSSGNCVDGYVLHTGALPYLRGQCVADLLSMVPSAASPAMSYLQDIKYYECYTRPINRAHTRAIKRSDDGIQRLDEHQLRVGAKIRRQLVRFLFDGERFLEAKQIDDIFDDSFFVSEFWALWSTTFLLQPWHSAIEFHRLLVKHLPDMNTENDVRRLERTQFSLYESLVFPIAAFLKDEGVDFHFHTVVTDIKMYPEGDPRTVRNMVLTEQGKERAITVAPNDIVIVTLGSLSTGWKTGSNDEHPQSPSPLLLGPEWTLWQRLHEQSPRFGDPTVFSSRVAESTIETFTITLREADFFKNYSRLTQDKPGTGALLTVLGSPWGLNISVPSQPIFRTQPNDIYVIWGYALQPDQTGAYVSKPMKQCSGREILLELLSHLGFPTEQILSSATTIPCLVPLGTSVLLSRKENDRPRVVPHGTTNIAFVGQYVEIPGDTTFGVEYSVRGAAMAVHTLMGSTHSPPAVRRSKLLEVFELLC from the exons ATGGAGGGGTGTAATCCTTTAACCCGCTTCGCCGCAGGATGTTGGCCGCGGTCGGACAGATGCTTCAAGATGTCCCCCAAACGCAACCCTCAAGAAACACAAGCATGGCTCGTCGGAGGGGGCATCGCATCGCTCGCCGCGGCGGTTCACCTcctcaagaaggccaaggtGCCGGCACACCAAATCCATATTCTAGACATTCGCCACAGCAGCGGCGGGGCCATGAAGAGCTCTGGAAACTGTGTGGACGGCTATGTCCTGCATACAGGGGCCCTGCCCTACTTGCGCGGGCAGTGCGTGGCCGACCTGCTCTCGATGGTGCCCAGCGCTGCAAGTCCAGCTATGTCTTATTTGCAGGACATCAAATACTATGAATGCTATACTCGGCCGATCAATCGGGCACACACGCGGGCGATCAAGAGAAGCGACGATGGTATACAGAGGCTGGATGAGCACCAGCTGCGCGTCGGCGCAAAGATACGCAGGCAGCTGGTCCGGTTCCTGTTCGATGGCGAGCGGTTCCTAGAGGCAAAGCAGATCGACGATATCTTTGATGACTCGTTCTTCGTGTCGGAATTCTGGGCTCTGTGGTCAACAAC CTTCTTGCTGCAACCGTGGCACAGCGCAATTGAGTTCCACCGACTACTTGTCAAGCATCTGCCTGATATGAACACTGAAAACGACGTGCGCCGGCTCGAGAGAACGCAGTTCAGTCTCTATGAGTCGCTGGTCTTTCCAATAGCGGCATTCCTCAaggacgagggcgttgacttccacttccacaCTGTAGTCACAGATATCAAAATGTACCCCGAGGGGGACCCCAGGACGGTGCGGAATATGGTGCTAACTGAGCAGGGCAAGGAGAGGGCCATCACTGTGGCCCCAAATGATATTGTCATCGTGACGTTGGGATCTTTATCAACAGGCTGGAAGACCGGATCAAACGATGAACACCCTCAATCACCGTCACCCTTGTTGCTGGGCCCAGAATGGACACTCTGGCAAAGGCTCCACGAGCAGTCGCCCAGGTTCGGTGACCCTACTGTGTTTTCATCCCGCGTAGCCGAGTCCACAATCGAAACATTCACCATAACACTGCGCGAGGCAGACTTCTTCAAGAACTATTCGCGTCTAACACAGGATAAGCCCGGGACAGGAGCCCTGCTCACCGTTCTGGGAAGCCCTTGGGGGTTAAACATCAGCGTCCCCTCCCAGCCGATATTTCGCACACAACCAAACGATATTTACGTGATTTGGGGCTATGCACTGCAACCAGACCAGACCGGCGCATATGTTTCGAAGCCAATGAAGCAATGCTCTGGCCGGGAAATTCTACTGGAGCTTCTGTCCCATTTAGGGTTCCCTACAGAGCAGATCCTTTCTTCGGCGACGACTATTCCTTGCCTTGTACCGCTGGGGACTTCAGTGTTGCTGTCCCGCAAGGAGAACGACCGTCCCCGAGTCGTCCCTCATGGGACTACGAATATCGCTTTTGTGGGACAGTACGTGGAGATCCCGGGTGATACGACATTTGGTGTCGAGTACAGCGTTCGAGGCGCCGCAATGGCAGTGCATACTTTGATGGGCTCGACCCATAGCCCTCCTGCAGTGAGGAGGAGTAAATTATTGGAAGTGTTCGAGTTGCTGTGTTGA
- a CDS encoding FAD-binding oxidoreductase (CAZy:AA7;~COG:C;~EggNog:ENOG410PVKJ;~InterPro:IPR006094,IPR036318,IPR016169,IPR016164, IPR016166,IPR016167,IPR012951;~PFAM:PF08031,PF01565;~SMCOG1138:FAD linked oxidase domain protein;~antiSMASH:Cluster_3.9;~go_function: GO:0003824 - catalytic activity [Evidence IEA];~go_function: GO:0016491 - oxidoreductase activity [Evidence IEA];~go_function: GO:0050660 - flavin adenine dinucleotide binding [Evidence IEA];~go_function: GO:0071949 - FAD binding [Evidence IEA];~go_process: GO:0055114 - oxidation-reduction process [Evidence IEA]), which produces MTFLTYEHALQLKEDLEGTRAEVLTYESEEYAKSIQRWSDTCEKEAGAIVQVTSTAEVSIIIKFARKRHVKFVVEAGGHSTTGASASHGGIVISMTTMRKVITDPASHTVCVQGGATWEDVNSSTMPYGLAVVGPTANQTGVGGSTLGGGYGWLTGQYGLIIDQLLSVKMVLADGTVVEASEENEPDLFWAVRGAGQAFGVATEFVFRAHSIRPSMFGGTMYFTVDKLPEVVRFANQFHEKQDPKSGLFFGFRAHPAVERTAVVVLLFYYGTRAEGESFFEDLLSVDAAAKKTDMMSYADIQALGNIEPISGGRKSIDGTAVTFPLPMERYLDVYDHFDHILASYPEAKSSEIMFELLPYAKAGAVPLDATAATHRGPYYNVGLILCWSNPELDRRIVTLKHALLDIFTPESSTKDEGYAEKYPNYAGHDVHASQLFRGNIDRLRTLKKRYDPENVFRHWHDLLR; this is translated from the exons ATGACTTTCCTCACGTACGAGCACGCGCTCCAACTGAAGGAGGACCTAGAAGGAACTCGCGCAGAGGTGCTCACCTACGAATCCGAGGAGTACGCAAAGAGCATCCAGCGATGGAGTGACACATGCGAAAAGGAAGCA GGCGCCATCGTCCAAGTGACGTCCACGGCTGAGGTATCAATAATCATCAAGTTCGCGCGAAAGCGTCATGTCAAGTTCGTTGTCGAGGCCGGCGGACATTCTACCACCggggcttctgcttcccatGGTGGCATCGTTATCAGCATGACTACCATGCGGAAGGTGATTACCGACCCGGCGTCTCATACCGTCTGCGTGCAGGGAGGTGCTACCTGGGAGGATGTGAACAGTTCCACAATGCCGTATGGGCTGGCGGTCGTGGGACCAACTGCTAATCAGACTGGGGTGGGCGGGTCGACGCTGGGGGGCGGATATGGCTGGCTGACCGGCCAGTACGGGTTGATCATCGACCAGCTTCTCAGCGTCAAAATGGTCCTCGCAGACGGCACTGTTGTCGAGGCCTCTGAGGAGAATGAGCCTGACTTATTCTGGGCTGTCCGGGGAGCAGGACAGGCATTCGGCGTCGCCACGGAGTTTGTCTTTCGTGCACACTCGATCCGTCCCAGTATGTTCGGTGGAACCATGTATTTCACGGTAGACAAGCTGCCGGAGGTCGTGCGCTTCGCCAACCAATTCCATGAGAAGCAGGATCCAAAGAGCGGGCTTTTCTTTGGCTTCAGAGCCCATCCTGCGGTCGAGCGCACGGCTGTTGTGGTCCTCCTCTTCTACTATGGAACTCGTGCTGAGGGCGAATCGTTCTTCGAGGATCTCTTGTCCGTCGACGCGGCTGCGAAAAAGACCGACATGATGTCTTATGCAGACATCCAAGCTCTGGGAAACATTGAGCCCATCTCAGGCGGCCGCAAAAGCATTGATGGCACGGCCGTGACGTTCCCACTGCCCATGGAGCGATATCTTGACGTCTATGACCACTTCGACCACATCTTAGCGTCGTATCCTGAAGCAAAAAGCAGCGAAATCATGTTTGAACTGCTACCGTACGCAAAGGCTGGGGCGGTCCCTCTCGACGCGACAGCAGCCACACATCGGGGGCCTTACTACAATGTTGGCTTGATACTGTGCTGGAGCAACCCTGAGCTGGATCGGAGGATTGTCACCCTCAAACATGCACTTCTAGACATCTTCACACCGGAGTCAAGTACCAAAGATGAGGGCTATGCTGAGAAATACCCGAATTATGCTG GACACGATGTCCATGCAAGTCAATTATTTCGTGGCAACATCGACCGACTCCGTACTCTGAAGAAGAGATATGACCCGGAAAACGTCTTTCGACATTGGCACGATCTACTTCGATAG
- a CDS encoding argonaute/piwi family protein (COG:J;~EggNog:ENOG410PISF;~InterPro:IPR012337,IPR032474,IPR036397,IPR032472, IPR014811,IPR036085,IPR003100,IPR003165;~PFAM:PF02171,PF16486,PF08699,PF16488;~antiSMASH:Cluster_3.9;~go_function: GO:0003676 - nucleic acid binding [Evidence IEA];~go_function: GO:0005515 - protein binding [Evidence IEA]) produces MASARRATGLREVVEEGEVMDSVLMEGSEINDGKASAIIKRYSSKAPVLNSVVEETENAIHNVVNANDTASELARRPGFGTRGARVALYANYFELSTPAGCEVFRYNVEITQPGVPKQKQRQIFNLLLEQHLAEKRHCIAADFRSAIISSVDLLDAKPDPEELYDVRYKGEAHTEYSENAPIFQVKIIFASKVSVSSLVDYLSSTSMSALFREKSEVLQALGLIVGHEAQASPRLASTPGNIHFPICDKSAERFNLGAGLEALRGFSINVRAATARLLVNCQVDYTVFFQKAKLAKVITAYRQDGSPSISRLESFLKRLQVQVTHTNQQVRFKVIVGLAAPLDGQDLPHPPIVACHGAGPRDVKFWRCDPDPELSKKDGSESMDIDSPRPEEKGKYITVAEFFLEKYGIHLDPDMPVVKILSRNKQPAYLPADICIVRDAQPARSRITEAQKMKMNTFAIRRPAANARSITSKGAELLGISPGNNANTTLRNFGFNISPDLITVPGRVLPSPSVLYANKSKPDIQSGGWKQRSAKFCKPCRLSSWDFLYISSAKDRDYFPSPADLRPCISGLRSKLSDYGVATQPMTNGHRVDITPALSPSNGRYSVGRLDQIIHTAIKHLARTRKPELVLVILPSTNTDIYNCVKRICDVQMGITNICTLAPKFSKKDEAYLSNLCLKFNLKMGGVNHVLVTDKSGLMSEGKTIVVGVDSTHPLTRASAAGPDMQPVVVGMVASVDKHMAQWPGEVRIEKSQPRRTTAVPIDAMLESRLRLWASLNRNQLPENIIVYRGGISDGEYARVLDDELPLLKSACAKVYPESEKKKGLPRLSVIIASKRHRTRFYPSQEADADRLSNPRNGTVVDRGVTQAREWEFYLQAHTPLHGTARPAHYYVVWDEVFRFVQKSNQPFADAADVLEGFTHDLCYLFGRTNKAVSLCAPAYYADLLCARARCYLTDTSNDHQGTGSRPSEYIVQKRKIDSRDIGRAMDFTDIRVHSDLRKTMFYI; encoded by the exons ATGGCTTCCGCCCGTCGGGCGACCGGACTGCGAgaggtggtcgaggagggagaagttATGGATTCAGTCCTTATGGAGGGAAGCGAGATCAACGACGGCAAGGCCAGCGCCATAATAAAGAGATATTCCA GTAAAGCTCCAGTATTAAACAGCGTTGTTGAAGAGACCGAAAACGCAATTCATAACGTCGTGAATGCCAATGATACTGCCTCAGAGTTAGCACGACGGCCGGGCTTTGGCactcgaggagctcgagttGCCTTATATGCGAATTACTTTGAATTGTCCACGCCAGCTGGCTGTGAGGTCTTCCGGTACAATGTCGAGATCACCCAGCCCGGGGTCCCCAAGCAGAAGCAAAGGCAGATATTCAATTTACTACTGGAGCAGCACCTGGCCGAGAAGCGGCATTGTATTGCCGCCGACTTCAGGTCAGCCATCATCAGCTCGGTCGATCTGCTTGATGCGAAGCCAGACCCGGAGGAGCTGTACGATGTCCGCTACAAGGGCGAGGCCCACACTGAATACTCAGAGAATGCGCCGATATTCCAAGTCAAGATTATATTCGCCAGCAAGGTCAGCGTGTCCTCGTTAGTCGACTACCTCTCCTCGACCAGTATGTCCGCGCTGTTCCGCGAGAAGTCTGAGGTCCTACAGGCTCTTGGCTTGATTGTTGGACATGAAGCACAAGCCAGTCCACGACTTGCCTCTACACCAGGAAATATACATTTCCCCATCTGTGACAAGTCGGCAGAGCGGTTCAATCTAGGCGCTGGTCTTGAAGCTCTAAGGGGCTTTTCAATCAATGTCCGCGCTGCCACAGCtcgcctcctcgtcaactGCCAAGTGGACTATACAGTATTCTTCCAGAAGGCTAAACTCGCAAAGGTCATTACGGCATACAGACAGGATGGTTCACCGAGTATATCCCGGCTTGAGTCCTTTTTGAAGAGACTCCAGGTCCAAGTCACGCACACCAACCAGCAAGTCCGGTTTAAAGTCATCGTAGGCCTCGCAGCCCCGTTGGATGGGCAGGATCTGCCTCATCCGCCCATTGTTGCATGTCACGGTGCTGGGCCTAGGGATGTAAAATTCTGGCGTTGCGATCCTGATCCAGAATTAAGCAAGAAGGATGGATCAGAAAGCATGGATATCGACAGCCCACGCcctgaagagaaggggaaatACATCACCGTCGCAGAGTTTTTCCTTGAAA AATATGGTATACACCTTGATCCTGATATGCCGGTGGTCAAAATTCTGTCGCGCAACAAGCAACCTGCGTACCTCCCTGCGGACATCTGTATCGTTCGAGATGCCCAGCCTGCGCGTTCTCGCATTACAGAagcccagaagatgaagatgaacaCTTTCGCAATCCGTAGGCCAGCGGCCAATGCGCGGTCTATTACTTCCAAAGGCGCTGAACTGCTTGGGATCAGCCCAGGAAATAATGCAAATACTACTTTG CGAAACTTCGGATTCAACATCAGTCCTGACCTCATAACTGTACCCGGTCGAGTTttgccatctccatccgTCCTCTACGCGAACAAAAGCAAGCCAGATATCCAGTCCGGAGGGTGGAAACAACGAAGCGCCAAATTCTGCAAACCCTGTCGACTATCATCATGGGACTTTCTCTATATTTCCAGCGCCAAAGACAGGGACTATTTCCCCTCGCCAGCCGATCTGAGACCCTGCATTTCTGGACTCCGCTCCAAGTTGAGCGACTACGGTGTCGCCACGCAGCCCATGACCAACGGACATCGGGTTGATATAACACCAGCCCTCTCCCCCTCGAATGGAAGGTACAGCGTTGGCAGACTCGACCAAATCATACACACTGCTATCAAGCACCTGGCAAGGACACGCAAACCAGAACTGGTCCTTGTGATTCTCCCCTCCACAAACACCGACATCTACAACTGCGTAAAGCGCATTTGCGATGTCCAGATGGGCATCACCAACATCTGCACGCTAGCACCAAAGTTCtccaagaaggacgaggcaTACCTGTCCAACCTGTGCCTGAAATTCAACTTGAAAATGGGCGGGGTGAACCATGTCCTGGTCACGGACAAATCAGGATTGATGTCCGAGGGGAAGACAATAGTTGTCGGTGTTGACTCGACTCATCCACTCACACGCgcctcagcagcaggaccAGACATGCAGCCTGTTGTTGTAGGCATGGTTGCATCTGTGGATAAGCACATGGCACAATGGCCCGGTGAAGTGCGCATTGAGAAGTCCCAGCCCCGACGCACGACCGCTGTTCCTATTGACGCCATGCTGGAATCTCGCCTACGGCTCTGGGCGTCGCTGAACAGGAACCAGCTCCCCGAGAATATAATCGTCTACCGCGGCGGGATATCAGACGGTGAATACGCGCGCGTCTTGGACGACGAATTGCCACTCCTCAAGTCCGCCTGTGCAAAGGTCTACCCGGAaagcgagaagaagaaaggacTCCCTCGATTGTCCGTGATAATCGCCAGCAAGCGACACCGCACTCGCTTCTATCCCAGCCAGGAGGCCGACGCCGACAGATTATCGAATCCGCGAAACGGCACCGTCGTCGACCGAGGGGTCACCCAGGCCAGGGAGTGGGAGTTCTATCTCCAGGCTCACACTCCGTTACATGGAACAGCGCGTCCAGCACATTACTATGTTGTTTGGGACGAGGTATTTCGCTTCGTCCAAAAGTCTAACCAGCCCTTCGCCGACGCGGCGGATGTCCTCGAGGGCTTTACGCATGATCTGTGCTATCTGTTCGGAAGGACGAATAAGGCTGTCAGTCTCTGTGCTCCTGCGTACTACGCGGATTTGCTTTGTGCGCGCGCACGCTGCTATCTGACGGATACTTCGAATGATCATCAGGGGACTGGCAGTAGGCCGTCTGAATACATTGTTCAAAAGAGGAAGATTGACAGTAGGGACATAGGCCGCGCAATGGATTTTACGGATATCCGGGTTCATTCAGATCTACGGAAAACCatgttttatatttaa
- a CDS encoding uncharacterized protein (COG:S;~EggNog:ENOG410PR8V;~antiSMASH:Cluster_3.9) — translation MESSKEYQSDANNHTQCFIPESPPPPYSPAEPSNSLFKPIIIPQVTKAFSSEIASPFMRAYSPTLSEYQITQADFLTFLDGLNEVFIANPVLQATSIAGSVMGNIHPVEIVGIAVEAASEIGSETTSYFRTRAYLKKANADIFGPRGLKAKIMEFDKMARAVAVHPDELKERMQREAGILEGADSESAEDIDIGILNSVIADGEGGGEEIEARRNPRLQLLDALQGHVAPLDTEGLPVSPEQRNLLKRWNASFAAKEGQKQHKRLDRKVREAKEERAKKYKEALEIAQEMERDIGKIEAKIDKIPKKEDDEMKIEKKISSLVADMEKTRRKKLKKMREAMKDGDEELEDLQRKDMEKTLKIKWLVISADCNGSPDAQNEG, via the exons ATGGAATCCTCCAAGGAATACCAAAGTGATGCGAACAACCATACGCAATGTTTCATACCAGAATCACCTCCGCCTCCATACTCACCAGCAGAACCATCAAACTCACTCTTCAAACCTATCATAATCCCCC AAGTAACAAAAGCCTTCTCCAGCGAAATCGCCTCGCCCTTCATGCGCGCCTACAGCCCAACCCTCTCGGAATACCAAATCACTCAAGCCGACTTCCTCACATTCCTCGACGGCCTGAACGAGGTCTTCATTGCCAATCCCGTCCTGCAGGCAACGAGTATCGCAGGGTCCGTCATGGGAAACATCCACCCCGTCGAGATCGTGGGTATAGCTGTGGAGGCTGCGTCGGAGATTGGGAGCGAAACGACGTCGTATTTTCGGACGAGGGCATatttgaagaaggcgaatgCGGACATATTTGGCCCGAGGGGGCTGAAGGCTAAGATAATGGAGTTTGACAAGATGGCTagagctgttgctgttcaTCCAGATGAACTGAAGGAGAGGATGCAGAGGGAGGCTGGGATTTTGGAGGGGGCTGATTCTGAGAGTGCTGAAGATATTGACATAGGTATACTTAACAGCGTTATTGCTGATGgggagggtggtggtgaagagATTGAAGCAAGGAGGAATCCGAGACTTCAATTGCTTGATGCGCTGCAGGGGCATGTTGCGCCGCTAGACACGGAGGGTTTGCCTGTATCGCCAGAGCAGCGAAATCTACTGAAACGGTGGAATGCGTCTTTCGCTGCAAAGGAAGGACAGAAACAGCATAAGAGGCTAGACAGGAAGGTTCGCGAGGCAAAGGAAGAGCGGGCGAAGAAGTACAAGGAGGCCCTGGAGATCGCGCAGGAAATGGAAAGGGACATTGGAAAGATTGAAGCGAAGATTGACAAGATACCAAAAAaggaggacgacgagatgaagatcgagaagaagatatctAGTCTCGTTGCTGATATGGAAAAGACtcgcaggaagaagctgaaaaagATGAGAGAGGCTATgaaggatggggatgaagagctAGAGGACCTCCAGCGCAAAGACATGGAAAAGACGCTGAAGATCAAATGGCTTGTTATCTCTGCGGACTGCAATGGTTCTCCAGATGCCCAGAATGAGGGCTGA
- a CDS encoding uncharacterized protein (COG:S;~EggNog:ENOG410PQZ2;~InterPro:IPR011042;~SECRETED:SignalP(1-18);~antiSMASH:Cluster_3.9): MRATALLCLLNTATVALGEQYTARKLYQLAPGTWIENFAQRGSSWYTRITRLDSPEVLEVDPTHQHGGPRTIYTFPNATNATGIAELSTDNYAVLTLNGPPDNAAVSIWTLDAAGEPSATPVIETIEGAQILNGLAAFSPTVVFASDSPAGAIYRIDLEAGTADKVISGDGISPGVNGLRYKAPYLYYTNSLNGVFGRIKIDPTSGDLVGGTDVVVRGDILVGADDFALADWTDAAFVANFQQNTLVRVAIGNGTAEVVVQDIPAPTTATFGSGGLYVGTSGTGSDGGASFWSVVVPDQRSV, encoded by the coding sequence ATGCGCGCCACAGCCCTCCTTTGTCTGCTCAATACAGCAACCGTCGCCCTAGGCGAGCAATATACCGCCAGAAAGCTATACCAACTAGCCCCCGGAACATGGATCGAGAACTTCGCCCAGCGGGGCTCCTCCTGGTACACCCGTATAACTCGTCTCGACAGCCCAGAAGTGCTCGAGGTAGACCCGACTCACCAGCACGGGGGCCCTCGCACAATCTATACATTCCCCAATGCAACAAACGCCACCGGAATCGCAGAGCTCTCAACGGATAACTATGCCGTTCTGACACTCAATGGACCTCCCGATAACGCAGCCGTTTCTATATGGACTCTTGATGCTGCCGGCGAGCCATCTGCAACGCCTGTTATCGAGACCATTGAAGGCGCCCAGATATTAAATGGACTTGCGGCATTCTCGCCTACCGTCGTCTTCGCGTCCGATAGTCCAGCCGGTGCTATTTACCGGATTGATCTGGAGGCTGGCACAGCAGATAAGGTTATTTCTGGGGATGGGATTTCTCCTGGCGTTAATGGGCTCAGATACAAGGCGCCGTATCTGTACTATACGAATAGTCTGAATGGCGTCTTTGGAAGGATCAAGATTGACCCAACCAGTGGTGATCTCGTCGGTGGTACTGATGTGGTAGTCAGAGGTGATATCCTGGTAGGCGCAGATGACTTTGCGCTTGCAGACTGGACAGACGCAGCCTTCGTGGCGAACTTCCAACAGAACACGTTGGTTCGTGTGGCTATTGGAAACGGGACAGCAGAGGTTGTTGTTCAGGATATCCCTgcgccgacgacggcgacgttTGGATCGGGCGGGTTGTATGTTGGGACTAGTGGCACTGGTAGCGATGGAGGAGCGAGCTTTTGGTCTGTTGTCGTTCCTGACCAGCGGTCTGTTTGA